A stretch of Vigna angularis cultivar LongXiaoDou No.4 chromosome 4, ASM1680809v1, whole genome shotgun sequence DNA encodes these proteins:
- the LOC108331122 gene encoding auxin-binding protein ABP19a, whose product MKIVLSIFLSLSLLSLSHASVVDFCVADYTAPNGPAGYSCKKPAHVTVNDFVYSGLGIAGNTSNIIKAAVTPAFDAQFPGVNGLGISVARLDLAADGVIPLHTHPGASELLVVVEGQICAGFVDSGNNVYLKTLEKGDIMVFPQGLLHFQINSGNSQALAFVSFSSANPGLQILDFALFKSDFPTELITQTTFIDAAVVKKLKGVLGGSG is encoded by the coding sequence ATGAAGATAGTCCTGAGCATCTTCTTGAGTTTATCACTGCTCTCTCTCTCCCACGCTTCTGTGGTAGATTTCTGTGTGGCAGATTACACAGCTCCCAATGGCCCTGCAGGCTACTCATGCAAGAAGCCTGCACACGTGACAGTGAATGACTTTGTCTACTCTGGCCTTGGCATTGCTGGCAACACCTCAAACATCATCAAAGCTGCAGTGACTCCAGCATTTGATGCTCAATTTCCTGGTGTCAATGGCCTTGGAATTTCTGTTGCACGTTTGGACTTGGCAGCCGATGGGGTTATCCCACTCCACACACACCCTGGAGCCTCAGAACTGTTGGTTGTTGTGGAGGGTCAAATCTGTGCTGGATTCGTTGATTCCGGCAACAATGTGTACCTCAAAACCCTCGAAAAGGGTGACATCATGGTGTTCCCTCAGGGCTTGCTGCACTTCCAAATCAACTCTGGTAACTCTCAGGCTTTAGCTTTCGTGAGCTTCAGCAGTGCCAACCCTGGCCTCCAGATTCTCGACTTTGCTTTGTTCAAGAGTGACTTCCCCACTGAACTCATCACCCAAACCACTTTCATTGATGCTGCTGTGGTCAAGAAGCTCAAGGGTGTTCTTGGAGGATCAGGTTAA
- the LOC108330747 gene encoding MOB kinase activator-like 1A, translated as MSLFGLGNRNQKTFRPKKSAPSGSKGAQLQKHIDATLGSGNLREAVKLPPGEDINEWLAVNTVDFFNQVNILFGTLTEFCTANNCPTMSAGPKYEYRWADGVTIKKPIEVSAPKYVEYLMDWIESQLDDETIFPQRLGAPFPSNFRDVVKTIFKRLFRVYAHIYHSHFQKIVSLKEEAHLNTCFKHFVLFTWEFRLIDKAELAPLEDLVESIIQL; from the exons ATGAGTCTCTTCGGTCTTGGAAACAG AAACCAAAAAACATTTCGTCCAAAAAAGAGTGCCCCATCGGGAAGTAAG GGTGCTCAACTTCAAAAACACATCGATGCCACGTTGGGTAGTGGAAACTTGAGGGAAGCAGTTAAACTGCCTCCTGGTGAAGATATCAACGAGTGGCTAGCTGTAAACA CTGTTGACTTCTTTAATCAAGTGAATATCCTGTTTGGTACACTTACTGAATTCTGCACAGCAAATAACTGCCCTACAATGTCTGCCGGACCAAA GTATGAGTATAGATGGGCTGATGGTGTTACTATTAAGAAACCAATAGAGGTGTCTGCTCCAAAATATGTTGAGTACTTGATGGACTGGATTGAATCTCAATTAGATGATGAAACAATATTCCCTCAAAGATTGG GGGCTCCCTTTCCATCTAATTTCCGAGATGTTGTCAAGACAATCTTCAAGCGATTATTCCGTGTATATGCTCACATTTACCATTCTCATTTTCAGAAGATAGTGAGTTTGAAAGAAGAAGCTCACCTTAATACTTGCTTCAAGCACTTTGTTTTGTTTACTTGG GAATTCCGTTTGATAGACAAAGCAGAGTTGGCACCTCTTGAGGACCTTGTTGAATCTATTATTCAGTTATAG